In the genome of Delphinus delphis chromosome 15, mDelDel1.2, whole genome shotgun sequence, one region contains:
- the LOC132438680 gene encoding apoptosis inducing factor BLCAP-like, translating to MYCLQWLLPVFLIPKPLNPALWFSHSMFLGFYLLSFLLERKPCTICALVFLVALFLICYSCWGNCFLYHCSHSPLLESAHDPGVVGT from the coding sequence ATGTATTGCCTCCAGTGGCTGCTGCCCGTCTTCCTCATCCCCAAGCCCCTCAACCCCGCCCTGTGGTTCAGCCACTCCATGTTCCTGGGCTTCTACCTGCTCAGCTTCCTCCTGGAACGGAAGCCTTGCACAATTTGTGCCTTGGTTTTCCTGGTAGCCCTGTTCCTCATCTGCTATAGCTGCTGGGGAAACTGTTTCCTGTACCACTGCTCCCATTCCCCGCTTCTGGAATCGGCACATGACCCCGGCGTTGTGGGCACCTAA